CTCTACATCGTCGCGACGCCGATTGGCAATCTCGGTGACATCACGCTGCGCGCCGCCGATACCCTGCGCGCCTGCGACGCGGTGGCGTGCGAGGATACGCGGGTGACGGGCAAGCTGATGAAGCACCTTGGCGCGTCCAAACCGCTCTGGCGCTATGACGACCATGCGAGCGCGCAGGACCGTGCGCGGCTGATCGGCGCGATGCGGACGCAGGCGGTGGCGTTGGTCAGCGATGCCGGCACGCCGCTGGTGTCCGATCCCGGCTTCCGCCTGGTGCGCGAGGCGCGCGCGGCGGGGGTGCCGGTCGTGACCCTGCCGGGCCCCTGTGCGGCCGTCGCGGGCCTGACGCTGTCGGGCCTGCCGAACGACCGTTTCCTGTTCGCCGGTTTCCTGCCGGCAAAGGAGAAGGCCCGCGCCGACATGCTGGCCGCGCTGGGGGATATACCGGCCACGCTGATCTTCTACGAAACCGCACCGCGGCTGGCGAAGTCCCTGGCGGCGATTTCCGCGGTCCTGCCGGGCCGCGAGGTGGCGGTGGCGCGCGAGCTGACCAAGCTTCACGAGGAATGCCGCACGGGCGCCCCGGATGCACTGCTGGCGCATTATGCGGCGCACCCGCCGAGGGGGGAGATCGTGCTGCTCATCGCCCCGCCTGCCGAGGCAGCCCCCGATGCGGGTGATGCGGAGGCGCAGCTGGCGGCGGCGCTCGAGACGATGAAGCCTTCGCAGGCCGCCGGGCTCGTGGCGAAGGCGACGGGGCTCGACCGCAAGGCGCTCTACGCCCGCGCGCTCGAACTGCGCGACCGGTGACGGGCGGTGTGCGGCGCCAGCGGGCCGAACGGCACGGCCGCAAGGGCGAGCTTGCGGCGGAGCTGTTCCTGCGCGCCAAGGGCTGGTCGATCCTAGACCGGCGGCGCAAGACGCCCGTCGGCGAGATCGACCTTGTCGCCCGGCGCGGCAGGCTGGTCGCCTTCGTGGAAGTGAAGTGGCGCGCGCGGGCCGACGATCTGGGCATCGCGGTGGACCTTTAC
This region of Tsuneonella aeria genomic DNA includes:
- the rsmI gene encoding 16S rRNA (cytidine(1402)-2'-O)-methyltransferase; protein product: MSHQTSATAPKSLAPGLYIVATPIGNLGDITLRAADTLRACDAVACEDTRVTGKLMKHLGASKPLWRYDDHASAQDRARLIGAMRTQAVALVSDAGTPLVSDPGFRLVREARAAGVPVVTLPGPCAAVAGLTLSGLPNDRFLFAGFLPAKEKARADMLAALGDIPATLIFYETAPRLAKSLAAISAVLPGREVAVARELTKLHEECRTGAPDALLAHYAAHPPRGEIVLLIAPPAEAAPDAGDAEAQLAAALETMKPSQAAGLVAKATGLDRKALYARALELRDR
- a CDS encoding YraN family protein encodes the protein MRRQRAERHGRKGELAAELFLRAKGWSILDRRRKTPVGEIDLVARRGRLVAFVEVKWRARADDLGIAVDLYRLRRVAAAAEAVAHEYAKEGEYLRIDVILLAPGRMPHHIVNAWQP